The following are encoded in a window of Haliotis asinina isolate JCU_RB_2024 chromosome 14, JCU_Hal_asi_v2, whole genome shotgun sequence genomic DNA:
- the LOC137261497 gene encoding uncharacterized protein: MCAKLYVWKGKENDGEIAGHGALQLSDGTYISWRRNMFPDDNESLPINPTTLEDDCNFEGRTADKTFPVQAAEVDEYLIRKWWWEWQTKREWKKQGEITPCFTVLEAIMAGRGWSRSEKGVRMDPGELLDQVARLGVIVRNEGCVIQ, from the coding sequence ATGTGTGCCAAACTGTATGTGTGGAAAGGCAAAGAAAATGACGGCGAGATTGCCGGTCATGGTGCACTCCAACTGTCAGACGGGACGTACATCAGCTGGCGGCGGAACATGTTCCCAGACGACAATGAAAGTCTACCGATAAATCCGACGACGTTAGAGGACGACTGCAACTTTGAGGGGCGGACGGCAGACAAGACCTTCCCGGTGCAGGCAGCCGAGGTTGACGAGTACTTAATCCGGAAGTGGTGGTGGGAGTGGCAGACGAAACGTGAGTGGAAAAAGcagggggagataactccatgTTTCACGGTTCTTGAGGCCATCATGGCCGGTCGTGGATGGAGCAGAAGTGAGAAGGGGGTCAGGATGGACCCAGGGGAACTCTTGGATCAGGTTGCCAGATTGGGGGTCATCGTCAGGAACGAAGGATGTGTCATTCAGTGA